One region of Microbacterium rhizosphaerae genomic DNA includes:
- a CDS encoding response regulator transcription factor: MRVLVVEDHRQLAHLIAEGLTDAGFAADVVYDGARALEQTEEVDYDVVVLDRDLPVVHGDRVCRELASREDPVRIIMLTAAADVADRVDGLELGADDYLGKPFAFEELVARIRALGRREPSKAAVIRRGDLVIDRPRMRCTRAGRPLPLTLKEFGVLECLAAADGAVVSAEELLEHVWDVNADPFSNTVAVTLARLRKKLGDPPVIETVVGAGYRL, encoded by the coding sequence ATGCGCGTTCTCGTTGTAGAGGACCATCGGCAATTGGCTCACCTGATCGCCGAGGGCCTGACTGATGCGGGCTTCGCCGCCGATGTCGTCTACGACGGCGCCCGCGCCCTCGAGCAGACCGAGGAGGTCGACTATGACGTCGTCGTGCTCGACCGCGACCTGCCCGTCGTGCATGGAGACAGGGTGTGCCGCGAGCTCGCCAGCCGGGAGGATCCGGTGCGCATCATCATGCTCACGGCCGCAGCCGATGTCGCCGATCGAGTGGACGGGTTGGAACTCGGCGCCGACGACTACCTCGGCAAGCCGTTCGCCTTCGAAGAGCTGGTCGCCCGCATCCGCGCGCTCGGTCGCCGTGAGCCCTCGAAAGCTGCGGTCATCCGGCGCGGGGATCTCGTGATCGACCGGCCGCGGATGCGCTGCACGCGCGCGGGGCGTCCACTGCCGCTCACGCTGAAGGAGTTCGGCGTGCTGGAGTGCCTGGCCGCCGCGGACGGCGCCGTGGTGAGCGCCGAAGAGCTGCTCGAGCATGTGTGGGACGTCAACGCGGATCCGTTCAGCAACACCGTCGCGGTGACGCTCGCGCGGCTTCGCAAGAAGCTCGGGGATCCCCCGGTGATCGAGACGGTCGTGGGGGCGGGGTACCGGCTGTGA
- a CDS encoding efflux RND transporter periplasmic adaptor subunit, translating to MPTKTATVERTTLSSTTQLSGTLGHGASRPLFSPASGTVTAVPMLGSTITAGGVLFTVDGRPIVLMGGAEPAWRDFHVGMSAGADVRQLEADLVDLGFASGLGLTVDDTYTSRTATAVGRWQRSLGLPATGSVSRSDLVFEPGAVRILGLTAPLGSRVSDGEPALMVGSTSVEVTAAVPAAQTDLVHPGDRVTVTLPAGRSVAGAVTAVSTVAASDSSGAGGQQNNGPVTIPATIVLDDPLQAAGLDEAPVTVQVTDRTVTGVLAVPITALVALAGGGYGVYVAHGSARDLVAVTPGVFAGTRVQVDSAALRAGDRVVVPAS from the coding sequence GTGCCCACGAAGACCGCGACGGTCGAGCGGACGACCCTGTCGAGTACGACACAGCTGTCGGGCACCCTCGGGCACGGCGCCTCGCGGCCGCTCTTCAGCCCGGCATCCGGAACGGTCACCGCGGTCCCGATGCTCGGGTCGACGATCACCGCCGGCGGTGTCCTCTTCACGGTCGACGGACGACCGATCGTGCTGATGGGAGGCGCTGAACCAGCGTGGCGGGACTTCCACGTCGGCATGAGCGCGGGAGCGGACGTCCGCCAGTTGGAGGCCGATCTCGTCGACCTGGGGTTCGCGTCGGGCCTCGGCCTGACAGTCGACGACACCTACACGTCGCGAACGGCGACCGCCGTCGGGCGGTGGCAGCGTTCGCTCGGCCTTCCCGCGACCGGGTCGGTGAGCCGCTCCGACCTCGTGTTCGAGCCCGGCGCCGTGCGGATCCTGGGCCTCACGGCGCCACTCGGCTCCCGTGTCTCGGACGGCGAGCCGGCACTCATGGTCGGCTCGACATCGGTCGAGGTCACCGCTGCCGTCCCCGCCGCCCAGACCGACCTCGTCCACCCCGGCGACAGGGTCACGGTGACGCTGCCGGCGGGACGGAGCGTGGCGGGTGCGGTGACTGCGGTGTCCACGGTCGCCGCATCCGACTCATCCGGCGCCGGCGGCCAGCAGAACAACGGTCCCGTCACCATCCCGGCCACGATCGTCCTGGACGACCCCTTACAGGCGGCCGGCCTCGACGAGGCGCCGGTCACCGTGCAGGTCACCGACCGGACCGTCACCGGCGTCCTCGCCGTGCCGATCACCGCCCTCGTCGCTCTCGCGGGCGGCGGCTACGGCGTCTACGTGGCACACGGATCCGCCCGCGATCTCGTCGCCGTCACGCCGGGCGTGTTCGCGGGGACCCGGGTTCAGGTCGATTCCGCCGCGCTGCGAGCCGGCGACCGAGTGGTGGTCCCGGCATCATGA
- a CDS encoding ABC transporter ATP-binding protein, translating into MDRVSKVYGSPVPFTALRDASLTIDAGDTVAVVGPSGSGKTTLLGILGGLERPSSGAVQILGNDLAALPDAQVAGIRAHRIGFVFQRFHLIEHLTVLENVATGLLYHGVGGRARRSSAQAALERVGLHRRASERVSHLSGGERQRVAIARAIIGHPNLILADEPTGNLDSVNGGMVMSLLTGLADADTAVVVVTHDPTVATRLGRTITVRDGGIVDNTGESA; encoded by the coding sequence ATGGACAGGGTGAGCAAGGTGTACGGCTCCCCGGTTCCGTTCACCGCCCTTCGGGACGCCTCCCTGACGATCGATGCCGGCGACACTGTCGCGGTCGTCGGGCCGTCAGGGTCGGGGAAGACCACGCTGCTCGGCATCCTCGGGGGACTCGAGCGTCCCAGCAGCGGGGCGGTGCAGATCCTCGGGAACGATCTGGCCGCGCTGCCGGATGCGCAGGTGGCGGGCATCCGGGCCCACCGGATCGGCTTCGTCTTCCAGCGTTTCCACCTCATCGAGCACCTGACGGTTCTTGAGAACGTGGCGACGGGCCTGCTGTACCACGGCGTCGGCGGCCGCGCGCGCCGCAGTTCCGCACAGGCGGCGCTCGAACGCGTCGGACTCCATCGTCGCGCGTCGGAACGGGTCAGTCACCTCTCGGGCGGCGAGCGCCAGCGGGTCGCGATCGCACGGGCGATCATCGGGCATCCGAACCTGATCCTCGCCGATGAGCCGACGGGAAACCTCGACTCGGTGAACGGAGGGATGGTGATGAGCCTGCTCACGGGTCTTGCGGATGCCGACACCGCAGTCGTCGTCGTGACACACGACCCGACCGTCGCCACGAGACTCGGTCGTACGATCACCGTGCGTGACGGCGGGATCGTCGACAACACCGGGGAATCCGCATGA
- a CDS encoding ABC transporter permease: protein MSAESPRSVLRVSDAVAAGLIGMRARKARSILSVVGIAVAVASLVCVTGLAASAQAALIDQLGRDGNLLTVAAGQTFSGNPTPLPPTAAAMIRAIPPVSSVVQVGSVPGATVRRTAAIPALQTNGISVLAADPALLDVITAPVIAGHYLDPVGQTYPEVVLGYSAAQNLGVDRIDAETSVVIDGSTWPVVGILAPSSLAPEIDDSALVSFPIAQRLLRFDGAATRIYLRADPDEVAAVAAILPFTASPQQPEAVAVRRPSAILIARIAAKDAFTGLFIALAGVVLLVGGLSIANVMVVSVIERRSEIGLRRALGARSRHIATQFLAESTLLALGGGVAGAVLGAGITAAVASVQREVVVLPPLALAAALTASMVVGIAAGVYPAIRAARLPPAEALRAPE, encoded by the coding sequence ATGAGCGCGGAATCGCCGCGGTCCGTGCTGCGTGTCAGCGACGCCGTCGCCGCAGGACTGATCGGGATGCGGGCGCGGAAGGCCCGCAGCATCCTCTCCGTCGTCGGCATCGCCGTCGCCGTCGCATCCCTCGTCTGCGTGACCGGCCTCGCCGCGTCCGCCCAGGCAGCCCTGATCGATCAACTCGGCAGGGACGGAAACCTCCTCACGGTCGCGGCCGGGCAGACGTTCAGCGGCAACCCCACGCCCCTGCCGCCGACCGCGGCGGCGATGATCCGCGCGATCCCGCCGGTCAGCTCGGTCGTCCAGGTCGGCTCCGTGCCCGGCGCGACTGTGCGCCGCACTGCCGCCATCCCCGCTCTCCAGACCAACGGCATCAGCGTGCTCGCAGCCGATCCCGCCCTTCTCGACGTGATCACCGCTCCGGTGATCGCCGGGCACTACCTCGACCCGGTCGGCCAGACCTACCCGGAAGTCGTCCTCGGCTACAGCGCCGCGCAGAACCTCGGCGTCGACCGGATCGACGCTGAGACCTCGGTCGTCATCGACGGAAGCACCTGGCCTGTCGTCGGCATCCTCGCGCCATCGAGCCTCGCCCCCGAGATCGACGACTCCGCACTCGTGTCCTTCCCGATCGCCCAGCGCCTCCTTCGGTTCGACGGCGCTGCCACGCGGATCTACCTACGCGCAGACCCCGACGAGGTCGCGGCGGTCGCCGCCATCCTCCCCTTCACCGCGTCTCCGCAGCAGCCGGAAGCCGTCGCGGTGCGCAGGCCATCCGCGATTCTGATCGCCCGCATCGCCGCCAAAGACGCCTTCACCGGACTCTTCATCGCCCTGGCCGGCGTCGTGCTCCTGGTCGGCGGTCTCAGCATCGCCAACGTCATGGTCGTGTCGGTCATCGAGCGCCGATCCGAGATCGGGCTCCGCCGCGCGCTCGGAGCGCGGTCACGCCACATCGCGACGCAGTTCCTCGCGGAATCGACCCTTCTCGCTCTGGGCGGAGGGGTAGCCGGCGCAGTCCTCGGTGCCGGCATCACGGCCGCGGTTGCGAGCGTGCAGCGCGAGGTCGTCGTGCTTCCGCCCCTGGCGCTGGCCGCCGCATTGACGGCGTCGATGGTGGTGGGAATCGCCGCCGGCGTCTACCCGGCGATCCGCGCGGCGCGGCTTCCCCCCGCCGAGGCGCTCCGTGCTCCCGAGTAG
- a CDS encoding alpha/beta fold hydrolase, protein MTTASDGTDVEAFDEGSGPIILVVPPGMDDGSGYARVAATLADRFRVLRLRRRQYRLDLPAPVTIADEVRDIEALVRAVDEQMLLVGHSSGAVVALEALVAMPHAFIGAVLYEPPVVTDLPLGEPGAEAATRAAVDAGKPGAALAIFLRDVVRIPAAAAWLTRAALPFMPKYKALVPRQIDDLSSLIALGDRRDAYRGIATPVLLLGGGKSPSHLAARLDALQEILPHCSRAVMPSQGHTANTQGVDELAKIIARYAETRD, encoded by the coding sequence GTGACCACTGCCTCAGACGGGACCGATGTCGAGGCGTTCGACGAGGGTTCCGGCCCGATCATCCTCGTTGTGCCGCCGGGGATGGACGATGGCTCCGGCTATGCGCGGGTCGCGGCAACTCTGGCCGACCGCTTCCGCGTGCTGCGGCTGCGCAGGCGCCAGTACCGCCTTGACCTGCCCGCACCGGTCACGATCGCCGACGAGGTGCGCGATATCGAGGCGCTGGTTCGGGCAGTGGACGAACAGATGCTCCTTGTCGGCCACTCCTCCGGCGCTGTGGTCGCGCTCGAGGCGCTGGTGGCGATGCCGCACGCGTTCATCGGCGCCGTGCTGTACGAGCCCCCGGTGGTTACGGACCTGCCGCTCGGCGAGCCCGGAGCCGAGGCAGCCACCCGCGCAGCAGTGGATGCGGGCAAGCCCGGTGCAGCGTTGGCGATCTTCTTACGAGACGTCGTCCGCATCCCCGCGGCGGCTGCTTGGCTGACCCGTGCCGCCCTGCCGTTCATGCCGAAATACAAAGCTCTCGTCCCTCGCCAGATCGACGACCTCAGCTCGCTCATCGCGCTCGGCGACCGGCGCGATGCATACCGCGGCATCGCCACGCCCGTGCTCCTGCTCGGAGGGGGCAAGAGCCCCTCCCATCTCGCCGCCAGGCTGGACGCGCTTCAGGAGATCCTGCCCCACTGCAGCCGCGCCGTCATGCCGTCCCAGGGCCACACCGCGAACACCCAAGGCGTTGACGAACTCGCCAAGATCATCGCCCGATATGCCGAGACCCGCGACTGA
- the gltX gene encoding glutamate--tRNA ligase, whose protein sequence is MASAPDPRTTTASGADVRVRFCPSPTGLPHVGMVRTALFNWAYARHTGGKMVFRVEDTDAARDSEESYQQLVDALTWLEIDWDEGVEKGGPHGPYRQSQRHDIYREVLDKLIASGAVYESYSTPEEIDARNEANGRAKQLGYDNFDRDLSDEQKAAFRAEGREPAWRLRVPDDDITYVDMIRGEVTFPAGSFPDFVLVRAGGVPLYPFTNPVDDALMGITHVIRGEDLMPSTARQLALYGALVDAGVTTFVPRFAHMPLVLGETGTKKLSKRDPKADLFLLRASGFIHEGLLNYLSLLGWSLAPDRDVFSRAELVEAFDIVNVNPNPARFDQKKAEAINGDHIRMLAEKDFAERMLPYLVDADVFGAGKAEPTHEQLVLAFRAAPLVQGRVQLLGELPGLLGFLFTDEVSYQEDALASLPANAGEVLVASVGALQLVPEADFTAEGIQHALVDALVSPVEEGGLGLKPRVAYGPLRVATSGRRVSPPLFESMELLGKAETVRRLGALVQTVG, encoded by the coding sequence ATGGCTTCTGCACCCGATCCCCGAACCACGACCGCGAGCGGCGCCGATGTGCGCGTGCGGTTCTGTCCCTCGCCCACCGGACTGCCGCACGTCGGCATGGTCCGCACGGCCCTGTTCAACTGGGCATACGCGCGGCACACCGGCGGCAAGATGGTCTTCCGCGTGGAGGACACGGATGCCGCGCGCGACAGCGAGGAGAGCTACCAGCAGCTCGTCGACGCGCTGACGTGGCTCGAGATCGACTGGGACGAGGGGGTCGAGAAGGGCGGCCCGCACGGCCCGTACCGCCAGTCGCAGCGTCATGACATCTACCGCGAGGTGCTCGACAAGCTCATCGCATCCGGTGCCGTCTACGAGTCGTACTCGACGCCCGAGGAGATCGACGCGCGCAACGAGGCGAACGGGCGCGCGAAGCAGCTCGGCTACGACAACTTCGACCGCGATCTCAGCGACGAGCAGAAGGCGGCCTTCCGCGCCGAGGGACGCGAGCCCGCGTGGCGCCTGCGCGTACCGGACGACGACATCACGTACGTCGACATGATCCGGGGCGAGGTGACGTTCCCGGCCGGGTCGTTCCCGGACTTCGTGCTCGTGCGCGCCGGGGGAGTGCCGCTCTACCCGTTCACGAACCCCGTCGACGACGCGTTGATGGGCATCACCCACGTGATCCGCGGCGAGGACCTCATGCCGTCGACCGCGCGCCAGCTCGCGCTGTACGGCGCGCTGGTGGATGCCGGCGTCACGACGTTCGTCCCGCGCTTCGCGCACATGCCTCTCGTCCTCGGCGAGACCGGCACCAAGAAGCTGTCGAAGCGGGACCCGAAGGCGGACCTGTTCCTGCTGCGGGCGAGCGGCTTCATCCACGAGGGCCTGCTCAACTACCTGTCGCTGCTCGGCTGGTCGCTCGCACCCGATCGTGACGTCTTCTCGCGTGCCGAGCTGGTGGAGGCGTTCGACATCGTCAACGTCAACCCGAACCCGGCTCGCTTCGACCAGAAGAAGGCGGAGGCGATCAACGGCGATCACATCCGCATGCTTGCGGAGAAGGACTTCGCGGAGCGGATGCTGCCGTACCTCGTCGATGCCGACGTCTTCGGCGCGGGCAAGGCCGAGCCGACGCATGAGCAGCTCGTGCTCGCGTTCCGCGCCGCACCGCTCGTCCAGGGGCGCGTGCAGCTGCTCGGCGAGCTTCCGGGGCTCCTCGGCTTCCTCTTCACGGACGAGGTCTCCTACCAGGAGGACGCCCTCGCCTCCCTGCCCGCGAACGCGGGCGAGGTGCTCGTCGCCTCCGTCGGCGCGCTCCAGCTCGTGCCCGAAGCCGACTTCACCGCGGAGGGCATCCAGCACGCCCTCGTCGACGCGCTCGTGAGCCCCGTCGAGGAGGGCGGCCTCGGCCTGAAGCCGCGCGTCGCCTACGGTCCGCTGCGCGTCGCGACGAGCGGCCGCCGTGTCTCGCCGCCGCTTTTCGAGTCGATGGAGCTGCTCGGCAAGGCCGAGACGGTGCGCCGCCTCGGCGCCCTCGTGCAGACCGTCGGCTGA
- a CDS encoding LysR family transcriptional regulator, with amino-acid sequence MADFDDLDFDVQTLRVVKAIADEGSLTAAAEALGYSQPALSQQMRRLEQRLGVPIVERAGRRVRLTEAGRVLARHAPAVTTALDAAAGELAELRGLRSGRVRLAGFPSASPTLVPRLLADLAEHHPGITVTYLEAEPPEAVEAVRDDRVDIALTFSYPGDRDDPHRLSARGLAVQTIGRDELLAVLPIGHPAAAAASIDLASLASEDWIAGCPRCRGHLLEVCDRAGFEPRITFETDNVAAVEGLVAQGIGVATLPRLAVASFPPMPGIVTRALPPGDERTLHVVTAQGADRVPSVRTTLAALLRALEAASAAMAPLG; translated from the coding sequence ATGGCCGACTTCGATGACCTGGACTTCGACGTCCAGACGCTGCGCGTCGTCAAGGCGATCGCCGACGAGGGGTCGCTCACGGCCGCCGCCGAGGCGCTCGGATACAGCCAGCCGGCCTTGAGCCAGCAGATGCGCCGGCTCGAGCAGCGGCTCGGCGTGCCGATCGTCGAGCGGGCGGGACGGCGCGTCCGTCTCACCGAGGCAGGCCGGGTGCTGGCCCGCCACGCTCCCGCGGTCACGACGGCGCTGGATGCCGCGGCCGGAGAGCTGGCCGAGCTTCGGGGACTCAGATCGGGTCGCGTGCGCCTCGCAGGGTTCCCGTCGGCATCGCCCACCCTCGTGCCCCGGTTGCTCGCCGACCTCGCCGAGCACCACCCCGGGATCACGGTGACCTATCTCGAGGCCGAGCCGCCGGAGGCGGTGGAGGCGGTCCGCGACGACCGCGTCGACATCGCGCTGACGTTCAGCTATCCGGGCGACCGCGACGACCCGCACCGCCTCAGTGCACGGGGACTTGCCGTGCAGACGATCGGGCGCGACGAGCTGCTCGCCGTGCTGCCGATCGGGCACCCCGCGGCCGCAGCCGCATCCATCGACCTGGCGTCGCTGGCGAGCGAGGACTGGATCGCGGGCTGCCCGCGCTGCCGGGGGCACCTCCTCGAGGTGTGCGACCGCGCCGGCTTCGAGCCTCGGATCACGTTCGAGACCGACAACGTCGCAGCCGTCGAGGGCCTGGTCGCGCAGGGAATCGGGGTGGCGACGCTGCCGCGGCTGGCGGTCGCATCCTTCCCGCCGATGCCGGGGATCGTGACGCGGGCACTCCCGCCCGGCGACGAGCGGACGCTGCACGTGGTGACGGCGCAGGGCGCGGATCGCGTGCCGTCCGTGCGCACGACCCTCGCGGCGCTCCTGCGCGCACTCGAGGCCGCGTCGGCGGCCATGGCGCCCCTCGGCTGA
- a CDS encoding aminotransferase class V-fold PLP-dependent enzyme — protein MPDIGHAFVGGAGYLSACTTGLPPQVSRDAIIADVLAAASGRPDPMAYSAAAERSRAHFARLVSTDADHIAIGSQTSVLAALVATALPDGAVVLCADGDFSSIVLPFVHAGRGITVRTAPLAELADAISAETALVAFSAVQSSTGEVAHLDAIVRAAAAVGALTLCDATQAVGWMPVDASRFDAVVCHAYKWLCAPRGVAFLTLSPRLQRLARPVFAGWYAGDDPWSSCYGHDVELAASARRFDVSPAWQAFVGAEPALALFADADARELYDYTTRLAASFRERCGIPQPARPSAIVTWQDPTGCDLARLIAAGITASGRAGRARVAFHVFNDAGDVALAAAVLGF, from the coding sequence ATGCCGGACATCGGTCATGCGTTCGTGGGCGGTGCCGGGTATCTGTCCGCCTGCACGACGGGGCTTCCCCCGCAGGTGTCGCGCGACGCGATCATCGCGGACGTCCTGGCCGCAGCATCCGGCCGTCCCGACCCGATGGCCTACTCGGCCGCGGCGGAGCGCAGCCGCGCGCACTTCGCCCGGCTGGTGTCGACGGATGCCGACCACATCGCGATCGGATCGCAGACCTCCGTGCTCGCCGCCCTCGTCGCCACGGCGCTGCCCGACGGCGCCGTGGTCCTCTGCGCCGACGGCGACTTCTCGTCGATCGTGCTGCCGTTCGTGCACGCGGGTCGCGGAATCACCGTCCGCACCGCTCCCCTCGCGGAGCTCGCCGACGCGATCTCGGCCGAGACCGCCCTGGTCGCGTTCTCCGCCGTTCAATCGAGCACGGGCGAGGTCGCGCATCTCGACGCCATCGTTCGGGCGGCCGCGGCAGTCGGCGCCCTCACCCTGTGCGACGCGACCCAGGCGGTCGGGTGGATGCCGGTCGACGCCTCCCGCTTCGACGCCGTCGTCTGCCACGCCTACAAGTGGCTGTGCGCGCCGCGCGGCGTCGCCTTCCTCACCCTCTCGCCGCGCCTTCAGCGCCTGGCACGTCCCGTGTTCGCGGGCTGGTATGCGGGCGACGACCCCTGGTCGTCCTGCTACGGACACGACGTGGAGCTCGCTGCGTCGGCTCGCCGCTTCGACGTCTCTCCCGCCTGGCAGGCGTTCGTCGGGGCCGAGCCGGCACTCGCCCTCTTCGCCGACGCGGACGCCCGCGAGCTCTACGACTACACCACCCGGCTCGCCGCATCGTTCCGGGAGCGGTGCGGCATCCCGCAGCCCGCGCGTCCCTCCGCCATCGTGACCTGGCAGGATCCGACAGGCTGCGACCTTGCGCGTCTCATCGCGGCGGGTATCACCGCCTCCGGACGCGCGGGGCGCGCCCGCGTCGCCTTCCACGTCTTCAACGACGCGGGCGACGTCGCCCTCGCAGCCGCGGTCCTCGGATTCTGA
- a CDS encoding MFS transporter → MPDTLAAPLTAGSVARIQRRTVGTLAAGQVLGSVAFGATVSLGALLAADISGQDSLSGFATATVTLGAAVAAIPLARLAARRGRRFSLSLGNLLALAGIVVVVTAAAIRSFPLLLVGVLMIGAGNAGNLQSRFAATDLATTERRGRDLSIVVWATTVGGVVGPLLLPVGESLGRTLGMPPLTGSYLFSCAAQLGALVLYLVALHPDPLLTAQRLARSGEARKEHIVEVDRPVAARYAIFAVAGSHVVMASVMAMTPVHLAHMVSADTVTAVVGVTIAIHVFGMYGLSPVFGILADRWGRLRVILLGQGLLIASLLTAALLSNAEGGVMLALVLLGLGWSAATVSGAALLTEATVTSQRPRRQGRSDSIMAFSAAIGAAAAGAILGWIGYGGLALCALVIVAAVIALSPLGRR, encoded by the coding sequence ATGCCTGACACCCTCGCCGCGCCGCTGACCGCCGGCAGCGTCGCCCGCATCCAGCGGCGGACCGTCGGGACCCTCGCCGCCGGCCAGGTGCTGGGAAGCGTCGCGTTCGGGGCCACCGTGTCGCTGGGCGCCTTGCTGGCCGCGGACATCTCCGGCCAGGACTCCCTGTCAGGCTTCGCCACCGCCACCGTCACCCTCGGCGCAGCGGTCGCCGCCATCCCGCTCGCACGCCTCGCCGCCCGCCGGGGACGACGGTTCTCGCTCAGTCTCGGCAACCTGCTCGCGCTCGCGGGGATCGTGGTCGTGGTGACGGCTGCCGCGATCCGGTCGTTCCCCCTGCTCCTCGTCGGCGTGCTCATGATCGGCGCAGGCAACGCGGGCAACCTGCAGTCGCGGTTCGCGGCCACCGATCTCGCGACGACGGAGCGCCGTGGCCGTGACCTGTCCATCGTCGTGTGGGCGACGACCGTCGGCGGTGTCGTCGGCCCGCTGCTGCTGCCCGTCGGCGAGTCGCTCGGACGCACGCTCGGCATGCCGCCTCTCACCGGCTCGTACCTCTTCTCCTGCGCCGCGCAGCTCGGTGCCCTCGTGCTCTACCTCGTGGCGCTGCATCCCGATCCGCTGCTGACGGCCCAGCGTCTGGCGAGGTCGGGAGAGGCGCGGAAGGAGCACATCGTCGAGGTCGACCGGCCCGTCGCCGCACGCTACGCGATCTTCGCCGTGGCAGGCTCGCACGTCGTGATGGCGTCGGTCATGGCCATGACGCCGGTCCACCTCGCGCACATGGTCTCCGCGGACACCGTCACGGCGGTCGTCGGCGTCACGATCGCGATCCACGTCTTCGGCATGTACGGGCTGTCGCCGGTGTTCGGCATCCTCGCCGACCGCTGGGGCCGGCTGCGGGTGATCCTGCTCGGGCAGGGCCTGCTGATCGCCTCGCTGCTGACTGCGGCACTGCTGTCGAACGCGGAGGGCGGCGTCATGCTCGCGCTCGTGCTCCTCGGCCTCGGCTGGAGTGCGGCGACCGTCTCCGGGGCGGCGCTGCTCACCGAAGCCACCGTCACCTCGCAGCGACCGCGGCGACAGGGGCGCAGCGATTCGATCATGGCGTTCTCGGCCGCGATCGGTGCGGCCGCGGCAGGCGCGATCCTCGGGTGGATCGGTTACGGCGGACTCGCGCTGTGCGCGCTCGTCATCGTCGCGGCGGTCATCGCGCTCTCGCCGCTCGGGCGGCGCTGA
- a CDS encoding fumarylacetoacetate hydrolase family protein produces the protein MRIARFSHQDSIRYGIVDEGELVVLAGDPMFAGYDTTGERVPLSDAALLAPVIPRSKIVAVGRNYREHAAEFGNEAPAEPLLFFKPNTSVIGPGDTIVRPTQSEQTDFEGELAVVIGRIAKNVSADRALDYVFGYTISNDVSARDLQRKDGQWSRAKGFDTFCPLGPAIETEFDVEGKILTTRVNGEVKQQAPLTDMVHSVAEIIAYASAAFTLLPGDVILTGTPAGVGPFVAGDTVEVEITGLGTLRNQARDA, from the coding sequence GTGAGGATCGCGCGCTTCAGCCATCAGGACTCCATCCGCTACGGCATCGTCGACGAGGGCGAGCTGGTCGTCCTCGCGGGTGACCCGATGTTCGCCGGCTACGACACCACGGGGGAGCGCGTGCCGCTGTCCGACGCCGCGCTGCTGGCGCCTGTCATCCCGCGCTCGAAGATCGTGGCGGTCGGCCGCAACTATCGCGAGCACGCGGCCGAGTTCGGAAATGAGGCACCGGCGGAGCCGCTGCTCTTCTTCAAGCCCAACACGTCGGTCATCGGTCCCGGCGACACGATCGTCCGCCCGACCCAGTCCGAGCAGACCGATTTCGAGGGCGAGCTGGCCGTCGTCATCGGCCGGATCGCCAAGAACGTCTCCGCCGACCGGGCGCTCGACTACGTGTTCGGCTACACGATCTCCAACGACGTGTCCGCGCGCGACCTCCAGCGCAAGGACGGCCAGTGGTCGCGCGCGAAGGGCTTCGACACCTTCTGCCCGCTCGGACCCGCCATCGAGACCGAGTTCGACGTCGAGGGGAAGATCCTCACCACGCGCGTGAACGGCGAGGTGAAGCAGCAGGCGCCGCTGACCGACATGGTGCACAGCGTCGCCGAGATCATCGCCTACGCGTCGGCCGCGTTCACATTGCTTCCGGGCGATGTGATCCTCACCGGCACGCCGGCGGGCGTCGGCCCGTTCGTCGCGGGCGACACCGTCGAGGTGGAGATCACCGGCCTCGGCACGCTGCGGAACCAGGCGAGGGATGCCTGA